From the Desulfovibrio sp. JY genome, one window contains:
- a CDS encoding GNAT family N-acetyltransferase: MQDDNTLILTTPCESLLPSFRRAIAKGYSHGVPPDFDPSDSHCMDMLNISQVGDKPWHLYWLTLLPKLSLFLGSAGIWGDRVGYEICQDFRGKGLGTEILKLLLAHAGTLGLDSVYTTCEEVNAASRKVVERNGGCQIDKLVRLHDGVAMVRYRLFTNSACHECRLQ, encoded by the coding sequence ATGCAAGATGACAATACCCTTATTCTTACCACACCATGCGAGAGCCTCCTCCCCTCTTTTCGACGAGCGATTGCCAAGGGATATTCCCATGGCGTCCCGCCTGATTTTGATCCGAGTGATTCCCATTGCATGGATATGCTCAATATTTCCCAGGTTGGCGACAAACCCTGGCATCTCTATTGGCTGACGTTGTTGCCAAAATTGTCGCTCTTTCTCGGATCAGCCGGAATATGGGGTGATCGAGTAGGATACGAAATTTGCCAGGACTTTCGCGGTAAAGGCTTGGGAACAGAAATATTGAAACTCCTGCTTGCCCATGCCGGTACTCTTGGTTTGGACTCGGTTTATACGACGTGTGAAGAAGTGAATGCTGCTTCTCGAAAGGTTGTCGAACGTAACGGTGGCTGCCAAATAGACAAGCTGGTTCGCTTGCATGATGGCGTCGCCATGGTTCGCTATCGCTTGTTCACGAATTCCGCCTGCCACGAGTGCAGGTTGCAGTAG
- a CDS encoding shikimate dehydrogenase, whose protein sequence is MERLYGIIGHPLGHTLSPLVHNWGFKRFGIKARYEAWPTLPEELGAFMARLRETPVEGLSVTIPHKTPVMAYVDAVTDLGRSVGAVNTLYWRDGVLWAENTDVEGFCRPLVLRNIAPRAALILGCGGVARAAVAGLARLGVERLAVTGRSAEKTAVLAREFDLERVDWDRRTEFPAGLLVNATPMGMTGRLEGLSPYPAEALRPEQVVYDLVYTPDPTQFGADALAAGALVVSGMEMFLYQAVEQFRLWTGRILPDDELRTLLRKALYGA, encoded by the coding sequence ATGGAGCGGCTTTACGGCATCATAGGTCATCCCTTGGGGCATACGCTCAGTCCCTTGGTGCACAATTGGGGCTTCAAGCGTTTTGGGATCAAGGCCCGGTATGAGGCCTGGCCGACGCTGCCCGAGGAGCTTGGGGCGTTCATGGCCCGGCTGCGCGAGACGCCGGTGGAGGGCCTTAGCGTCACCATTCCGCACAAGACGCCGGTCATGGCCTATGTCGATGCCGTAACGGACCTTGGCCGGTCGGTCGGGGCCGTCAATACGCTGTACTGGCGCGACGGGGTGCTGTGGGCGGAAAATACCGACGTCGAGGGCTTTTGCCGGCCGCTGGTCCTGCGCAATATTGCGCCGCGGGCCGCCTTGATCCTCGGTTGCGGCGGCGTGGCCCGGGCGGCGGTGGCGGGGCTTGCGCGTCTGGGCGTGGAGCGGCTTGCCGTGACGGGGCGCAGCGCGGAAAAAACCGCCGTGCTGGCCCGGGAATTCGATCTGGAGCGGGTCGACTGGGACCGCCGGACGGAGTTCCCGGCCGGGCTCTTGGTCAATGCCACGCCCATGGGCATGACCGGCCGCCTGGAGGGCCTTTCGCCGTATCCGGCCGAGGCGCTACGGCCGGAACAGGTGGTCTACGATCTGGTCTATACGCCCGATCCCACGCAATTCGGCGCCGATGCGCTGGCGGCGGGGGCGTTGGTGGTCTCGGGCATGGAAATGTTTCTGTATCAGGCGGTGGAACAGTTTCGCTTGTGGACGGGACGGATTCTGCCCGACGACGAGTTGCGAACGTTGCTGCGGAAAGCGCTTTACGGGGCTTGA
- a CDS encoding GGDEF domain-containing protein, translating into MQQFISLLDAHTMVFLSAVLFFSLTGVLAYTYSYRKTYPGFGSFTLGQLAWCVGIFLVFFRVLGPDPSLIIGNSLIFLQGILWYRGIALYGEIDHIGLRNSFTIALAVLCELCLIYYTLVDFDTCRRVFVFSVYCMLVYGRIAIEPFVVRKWRTYAMQTVFSGFLFLVSISYAFRANESLKAVQCAIGGPDPIVKALLLTSMFLIPLLTFCLLSMTSSRVEAELREARDALRKQAQTDFLTGLPNRRHFLHLAEKALERARERGEPVSFIMLDLDYFKDINDTYGHQTGDIVLRAVARRLAEALRDGDEIGRLGGEEFGVLLPGLDGAEAEDVAERLRQVVAALSPGGHTVTASLGVASGEMGLNALLARADGCLYAAKGAGRNRVVGRACPVVEAPEEAPA; encoded by the coding sequence ATGCAGCAGTTTATTTCGCTTCTCGATGCACACACGATGGTGTTCCTGTCGGCGGTCTTGTTTTTTTCGCTGACCGGAGTTCTTGCCTATACATATTCCTATAGAAAGACGTACCCAGGCTTCGGGTCTTTTACGCTGGGGCAACTGGCATGGTGCGTTGGTATTTTTTTGGTTTTCTTCAGAGTGCTTGGTCCGGATCCTTCGTTGATCATCGGAAACAGCCTGATATTTTTGCAAGGGATTCTCTGGTATCGCGGCATTGCCCTGTATGGTGAAATAGATCATATCGGCCTGCGCAATTCCTTTACCATCGCCCTGGCTGTGCTCTGCGAATTGTGCCTGATCTATTATACACTTGTCGATTTCGATACTTGCCGAAGAGTCTTTGTTTTTTCGGTGTATTGCATGCTGGTCTACGGACGTATCGCCATAGAGCCTTTTGTTGTGCGCAAATGGCGTACGTATGCGATGCAAACCGTTTTTTCCGGGTTTCTTTTTCTCGTTTCCATCTCCTACGCCTTTCGTGCCAATGAATCCCTGAAGGCGGTACAGTGCGCCATTGGCGGTCCGGACCCCATCGTCAAGGCACTGCTTTTGACCAGCATGTTTCTGATCCCGCTCTTGACGTTCTGCCTGCTTTCCATGACGTCCAGCCGCGTGGAGGCGGAATTGCGCGAGGCCCGGGATGCCTTGCGCAAACAGGCGCAGACCGATTTTCTGACCGGCCTGCCCAACCGGCGGCATTTCCTGCATCTGGCCGAAAAGGCCCTGGAGCGGGCCCGGGAGCGCGGCGAGCCGGTGAGCTTCATCATGCTCGATCTGGATTATTTCAAGGACATCAACGATACCTATGGCCATCAGACCGGGGATATCGTGCTGCGGGCCGTGGCCCGACGGCTGGCGGAGGCGCTTCGGGACGGGGATGAAATCGGGAGGCTTGGCGGCGAGGAATTCGGCGTGTTGCTGCCGGGCCTGGACGGGGCGGAAGCGGAAGACGTTGCCGAGCGTTTGCGGCAGGTCGTGGCGGCCTTGTCCCCCGGCGGGCATACGGTGACGGCAAGCCTGGGCGTGGCCTCGGGCGAGATGGGGCTCAATGCCCTGCTGGCCCGGGCCGACGGCTGTCTTTACGCGGCCAAGGGCGCGGGCCGCAACCGGGTTGTCGGCCGGGCATGCCCTGTCGTGGAAGCGCCGGAGGAGGCGCCGGCCTGA
- a CDS encoding DUF1499 domain-containing protein — translation METLRRFVSFFEAVGQVAAVVLLIAGLVLVCGLAWLGRASRRMRPLVSPAEGPLRADGKKPNWVATTASPNDPLHFVAPRPCAENPIPALAAYLEKNGYAVAASTGRYLHVTQSSSRFGFVDDVEFLHDPEAGLLHARSASRVGHSDLGVNRRRLETIFRETGL, via the coding sequence ATGGAGACCCTGCGCCGTTTCGTGTCATTTTTCGAGGCCGTGGGGCAGGTGGCGGCGGTGGTTCTTCTCATCGCCGGCCTTGTGCTTGTCTGCGGGCTGGCCTGGCTCGGCCGGGCGAGCCGGCGCATGCGGCCGCTTGTATCCCCGGCCGAAGGGCCGCTTCGGGCCGACGGAAAAAAGCCCAACTGGGTCGCCACCACGGCGTCCCCAAACGATCCGCTGCATTTTGTCGCGCCCCGGCCCTGCGCCGAAAACCCCATCCCCGCTCTGGCCGCGTATCTGGAAAAAAACGGCTACGCCGTGGCCGCCTCGACCGGGCGCTATCTCCATGTCACCCAGTCCTCGTCCCGCTTCGGCTTCGTGGACGACGTGGAATTCCTCCACGACCCGGAGGCCGGACTGCTGCATGCCCGGTCCGCCTCGCGCGTGGGGCATAGCGACCTTGGCGTCAACCGCCGCCGCCTGGAAACGATTTTTCGGGAAACGGGCTTGTAG
- a CDS encoding LysM peptidoglycan-binding domain-containing protein, with the protein MARYILFAILPVLLVLSGCAGNKYDKNNDMRANLEPEVWDTTQILKDLKRGRPLTKQEKEALASRGAIQFNLDVADNEEVQMFLQYFSMDKRGTMEKWLIRAQPHLPYVRAVLASYNLPPDLIVLPFIESGYSTMAYSPVGAGGMWQFMPYTARRFGLTVNWWVDERRDPYKSTVAAAKYLSKLYQMFGDWNLALAAYNAGEGKISRVMAASGQCDFFDIAKDPKLLKAETRHYVPKFLAVLKIFQNLQPLGFQKVNWQAGPNLKEVPAPGGTDLAALAQACGLSWDQFREYNPGFRRMVSPPDSTVNVYVPVAKEQIAVAYLKTPGNYPSSGLQSVTAQAGETWWALARRANMPVAELRQLNPSLPETLPPGQAVRVAASAFSIDNTALAEGPAACAPKQLAAASKPQRHRVNKGESIGSIARKYGVSTKELMAANKMRHAGRLTLGSWLVIPQSASARSVQVASAAPSSSGSHTVQRGETISGIADKYNVDPGALMAANHLRSARDLLAGQKLSIPGRADAKPSAPPAPAVAAAALPSTTYTVRAGDTLSGISRRFNVDSRQLAAANNLSSDVVRVGQSLSIPGSGREQPKTIAAREAEPTKKNLWATKPQAQAEKHPAAAKTPPTPQKRQAAKSVNYKVGPGETVWGIAKKFNVEPSSLMAWNNMKSPSSLQAGSQITIRKD; encoded by the coding sequence ATGGCCCGTTATATCCTCTTTGCCATCCTGCCGGTTCTGCTCGTCCTGTCCGGCTGCGCCGGAAACAAATACGATAAAAACAATGACATGCGGGCCAACCTCGAGCCCGAGGTCTGGGACACCACCCAGATCCTCAAGGACCTCAAGCGCGGTCGCCCCCTGACCAAGCAGGAGAAGGAAGCCCTGGCCTCGCGCGGCGCCATCCAGTTCAACCTGGACGTGGCCGACAACGAGGAAGTCCAGATGTTCCTCCAGTATTTCTCCATGGACAAGCGCGGCACCATGGAAAAATGGCTCATCCGGGCCCAGCCCCACCTGCCCTACGTGCGGGCCGTACTGGCCAGCTACAACCTGCCGCCCGACCTGATAGTCCTTCCCTTCATCGAATCCGGTTACAGCACCATGGCCTATTCGCCGGTCGGCGCCGGCGGCATGTGGCAGTTCATGCCCTACACCGCCCGCCGCTTCGGCCTGACCGTGAACTGGTGGGTCGACGAACGCCGCGACCCCTACAAATCCACCGTGGCCGCCGCCAAATATTTAAGCAAACTCTACCAGATGTTCGGTGACTGGAACCTTGCCCTGGCCGCCTACAACGCCGGCGAGGGCAAGATTTCGCGGGTCATGGCCGCAAGCGGCCAGTGCGACTTTTTCGACATCGCCAAGGACCCCAAGCTGCTCAAGGCCGAAACCCGCCATTACGTGCCCAAGTTCCTGGCGGTGCTGAAAATCTTCCAGAACCTCCAGCCCCTCGGCTTTCAAAAGGTCAACTGGCAGGCCGGCCCCAATCTCAAGGAAGTGCCCGCACCCGGCGGCACGGACCTGGCCGCCCTGGCCCAGGCCTGCGGCCTGAGCTGGGATCAGTTTCGGGAATACAACCCCGGTTTTCGCCGCATGGTCAGCCCCCCCGACTCCACGGTCAACGTCTACGTGCCCGTGGCCAAGGAGCAGATCGCCGTGGCCTACCTGAAGACTCCGGGCAACTATCCTTCAAGCGGTCTGCAAAGCGTCACCGCCCAGGCCGGCGAGACATGGTGGGCCCTGGCCCGTCGGGCAAACATGCCCGTGGCCGAGCTGCGCCAGCTCAACCCCTCGCTGCCCGAAACGCTCCCCCCCGGCCAGGCCGTGCGCGTGGCCGCCAGCGCGTTCAGCATCGACAATACCGCCCTGGCCGAAGGCCCGGCCGCCTGCGCGCCCAAACAGCTGGCCGCAGCCTCCAAGCCCCAGCGCCACCGTGTGAACAAGGGCGAATCCATCGGCAGCATCGCCCGGAAATACGGTGTCTCGACCAAGGAGCTCATGGCCGCCAACAAGATGCGGCATGCCGGCCGCCTCACCCTTGGCAGCTGGCTCGTCATCCCCCAAAGCGCTTCCGCCCGTTCGGTCCAGGTCGCTTCCGCCGCCCCCTCCTCCTCCGGCAGCCACACCGTGCAGCGCGGCGAGACCATTTCCGGCATCGCCGACAAATACAACGTGGACCCCGGCGCGCTCATGGCCGCCAACCACCTGCGCTCGGCCAGGGACCTGCTCGCCGGCCAGAAGCTGTCCATTCCCGGTCGCGCCGACGCAAAACCGTCCGCGCCCCCCGCTCCGGCCGTGGCCGCCGCGGCCCTGCCGAGCACCACCTACACCGTGCGCGCCGGCGACACCCTCTCCGGCATCAGCCGCCGCTTCAATGTGGACAGCAGACAGCTCGCCGCGGCCAACAACCTGTCCTCGGACGTCGTGCGCGTGGGCCAGTCACTCTCCATTCCGGGCTCGGGCCGGGAGCAGCCCAAGACCATTGCCGCGCGCGAGGCCGAACCGACGAAAAAGAATCTTTGGGCCACCAAGCCCCAGGCCCAGGCCGAAAAGCATCCCGCCGCCGCCAAAACCCCGCCCACCCCGCAAAAGCGCCAGGCGGCCAAGTCCGTCAATTACAAAGTCGGCCCGGGTGAGACAGTCTGGGGCATCGCCAAGAAATTCAACGTGGAACCGTCCTCGCTCATGGCCTGGAACAACATGAAAAGCCCAAGCTCGCTCCAGGCCGGCTCCCAGATCACCATCCGCAAGGATTAA
- a CDS encoding RNA methyltransferase: MTRHDRTHRPLPASPADAQPEPGELLPGRKPVRELLLERPRGIDDVLLRQGLRGPDIDAIVAACRETGVRFRFVPAADLDRLCPGNHQGVVARLAAGELTSLEDVLAATRSAPLPVALALDRVQDPGNVGTLARTLFALGGGGILLPRHEGARLGPGAAKASAGTLARLPLAKVTNLAQALDTALEAGFGVIGAAGEAEAESVFVATADFPLILVLGNEDEGIRQGIRKRCDRLWRIPQARPIDSLNVAQAGAIILGRLAALTR, translated from the coding sequence ATGACCCGGCATGACCGCACCCATCGTCCCTTGCCTGCGTCGCCGGCCGACGCACAGCCCGAACCCGGCGAACTCCTGCCCGGGCGCAAGCCCGTACGCGAACTTTTGCTCGAACGCCCGCGCGGCATCGACGACGTGCTGTTGCGCCAGGGCCTTCGCGGCCCGGATATAGACGCCATTGTCGCCGCCTGCCGCGAAACCGGCGTGCGCTTTCGTTTCGTGCCAGCCGCCGACCTGGACCGGCTTTGTCCCGGCAACCACCAGGGCGTGGTGGCCAGGCTCGCCGCCGGTGAGCTGACCAGCCTCGAGGACGTGCTGGCCGCGACCCGCAGCGCGCCCCTGCCCGTGGCCCTGGCCCTCGACCGGGTGCAGGACCCCGGCAACGTGGGCACCCTGGCCCGTACGCTTTTCGCCCTTGGCGGCGGCGGCATCCTCTTGCCCCGCCACGAGGGGGCGCGATTGGGACCCGGGGCGGCCAAGGCCTCGGCCGGAACGCTGGCCCGGCTGCCCCTGGCCAAGGTGACCAATCTGGCCCAGGCCCTGGACACGGCCCTCGAGGCGGGTTTCGGCGTCATCGGCGCGGCCGGGGAGGCGGAGGCGGAAAGCGTGTTTGTTGCCACGGCCGATTTTCCGCTGATCCTGGTGCTCGGCAACGAGGACGAGGGGATTCGGCAAGGGATACGCAAACGCTGCGACCGGTTGTGGCGCATTCCCCAGGCCAGGCCCATCGATTCCCTGAACGTGGCCCAGGCCGGGGCGATCATTCTGGGGCGTCTGGCGGCGCTGACGCGGTAG
- a CDS encoding RluA family pseudouridine synthase: MKTPVQNFTVAAAEGGQKLLQYLTRRLDGAVPPAALQKFIRTGQVRIDGKRCKPFDRVATGQIVRMPPYEIKAPHDTPEKKTAPPGHDLDILHEDDDLLVIVKPAGLPVHPGSGHPFALTSILRARYPDAPFRPTPAHRLDRDTTGVLLVAKSYRALRAIHEAITTGTAHKDYLAWVWGEWALGEVNDWVTLRDRLAKEGGPGRERVEPSEDGKEAVCKVRLLGIMDTASLVEVRLLTGRTQQIRAQLASRGYPIVGDPKYGGGQPPMRLHAWRLTLPDAAFCAPPAWEGPWLVKRLRRASLAACREEDLGRPTASAPPDAPE; this comes from the coding sequence ATGAAAACGCCTGTGCAGAATTTCACCGTGGCCGCGGCCGAGGGCGGACAAAAGCTTCTTCAATACCTGACCCGGCGTCTGGACGGCGCGGTGCCCCCGGCCGCCTTGCAGAAATTCATCCGCACCGGGCAGGTCCGCATCGACGGCAAGCGCTGCAAGCCCTTCGACCGGGTGGCCACCGGCCAGATCGTGCGCATGCCGCCTTACGAGATCAAAGCGCCACACGACACGCCGGAGAAAAAAACCGCGCCGCCTGGGCACGACCTGGACATCCTCCACGAGGACGACGACCTCCTCGTCATCGTCAAGCCGGCCGGCCTGCCCGTCCATCCCGGCTCCGGCCATCCTTTCGCCCTGACCAGCATCCTGCGCGCGCGCTACCCCGACGCCCCTTTCCGTCCCACGCCGGCCCACCGCCTCGACCGCGACACTACCGGCGTGCTCCTCGTGGCCAAGTCCTACCGCGCCCTGCGCGCCATCCACGAGGCCATCACCACCGGCACGGCCCACAAGGACTACCTCGCCTGGGTCTGGGGCGAATGGGCGCTTGGCGAAGTGAATGATTGGGTGACGTTGCGCGACCGGCTGGCCAAGGAAGGCGGTCCGGGACGCGAACGGGTGGAGCCGTCGGAGGACGGCAAGGAAGCGGTGTGCAAGGTCCGGCTGTTGGGAATCATGGACACGGCCAGTCTGGTCGAGGTGCGGCTTTTGACCGGCCGCACCCAGCAGATCCGGGCCCAACTCGCCTCGCGCGGCTACCCCATCGTCGGCGACCCGAAATACGGCGGCGGCCAGCCGCCCATGCGGCTGCACGCCTGGCGGCTGACACTGCCGGACGCCGCTTTTTGCGCGCCGCCCGCCTGGGAAGGACCCTGGCTGGTCAAACGGCTGCGGCGGGCTTCCCTGGCCGCCTGCCGGGAGGAAGACCTCGGACGGCCTACCGCGTCAGCGCCGCCAGACGCCCCAGAATGA
- a CDS encoding ABC transporter substrate-binding protein yields MAKILMLFAALLLVPAVAAAQQAGQSPAPAATTQPAEQHPAPTGDPIVIGGLFAQSGPAAVVGTPSKLVAEMTVKQINAMGGILGRPLKLIAYDTESSPDVALREARKLVEGDHVLAIIGPTSTGEGLAVKKYTEEKHVPVIMTVGGDAVIAGGKFGPYAWTFKAPQRTATAVAKIYEYLKGKNISKIAVMSSKDAFGQDGLAELKQNASKSGIDIIASETFDPKGTDFSAQAFKLQAAKPQAVVVWTIGPAGAIAAKNFASLPGERPLLVECHGQPGPNYLKLAGEAAGGTIMPGTKLMAPETLSDEDPQKIVIESFIKAYNDAGIQEKFPLNTHSGYAYDALTLLRAGLEKAGKADPEALREALENLHHVVGVSGVYNLSSQDHNGLGPDSMIMLIVDSGRFKLAP; encoded by the coding sequence ATGGCCAAAATCCTTATGCTGTTCGCAGCATTGCTCCTTGTTCCCGCCGTCGCCGCGGCCCAGCAGGCCGGCCAGAGCCCGGCCCCCGCCGCCACGACGCAGCCGGCCGAACAGCACCCGGCCCCAACCGGCGACCCCATCGTCATCGGCGGGCTTTTCGCCCAGTCCGGCCCGGCCGCCGTGGTCGGCACCCCGAGCAAGCTCGTGGCCGAGATGACCGTCAAACAGATCAACGCCATGGGCGGCATCCTGGGCCGGCCGCTCAAACTGATCGCCTACGACACCGAATCCTCCCCGGATGTGGCCCTGCGCGAGGCCAGAAAGCTCGTCGAGGGCGACCACGTCCTGGCGATTATCGGCCCGACCTCCACCGGCGAGGGGCTGGCCGTCAAAAAATACACCGAGGAAAAACACGTCCCGGTCATCATGACCGTGGGCGGCGACGCGGTCATTGCCGGCGGCAAGTTCGGCCCCTACGCCTGGACCTTCAAGGCCCCGCAGCGAACCGCCACGGCCGTGGCCAAAATCTACGAGTACCTGAAAGGCAAGAACATCTCGAAGATCGCGGTCATGAGCTCCAAGGACGCCTTCGGCCAGGACGGCCTCGCGGAGCTTAAGCAAAACGCCTCCAAGTCCGGCATCGACATCATCGCCTCGGAAACCTTCGATCCCAAGGGCACGGATTTCTCGGCCCAGGCCTTCAAGCTGCAAGCCGCCAAGCCCCAGGCCGTGGTGGTCTGGACCATCGGCCCGGCCGGAGCCATCGCCGCCAAGAACTTTGCCTCCCTGCCCGGCGAACGTCCCCTGCTCGTCGAATGCCACGGCCAGCCCGGCCCCAATTACCTGAAGCTGGCCGGCGAGGCCGCCGGCGGCACGATCATGCCCGGCACCAAGCTCATGGCCCCGGAAACCCTGTCCGACGAAGACCCGCAGAAAATCGTCATCGAGTCCTTCATCAAGGCCTACAATGACGCCGGCATCCAGGAGAAATTTCCGCTCAACACCCACTCCGGCTATGCCTACGACGCCCTGACGCTTCTGCGGGCGGGCCTGGAAAAGGCCGGCAAGGCCGACCCGGAGGCCCTGCGCGAGGCCCTGGAAAACCTCCACCACGTGGTCGGCGTCTCCGGCGTCTACAACCTCTCCTCCCAGGACCATAACGGCCTGGGTCCGGACTCCATGATCATGCTCATCGTGGACTCCGGCCGCTTCAAGCTTGCGCCGTAG
- a CDS encoding branched-chain amino acid ABC transporter permease, producing MNAMPLSRKTSLAFFFGALLAVGIFTPAYQLIGVNQHMFLAANVLALNFCLGLGGQISLAQGAFAGIGAYASVLLHARYPGATLVIVPAVVVGAGVLAAVISRPMERLGEGFLAMATLCVSLVCINVALTLESVTGGSAGLMVESKLALPGVGALAGDRVTFFLFVLLLAVGAYVFLAVRDSRLGRALAACRDDRAAASSLGIDRPAVRAVSFGLGGAFSAAAGVLHGHYTGFISPEQFNLELSLKALLFLVIGGPGNLLRPLLAALVLETAMSHLQFLGDARTLVNGLLLGAALVAGFLRLRLTDQMRPLQK from the coding sequence GTGAACGCCATGCCCCTTTCCCGCAAGACCTCCCTGGCGTTTTTTTTCGGAGCGCTTCTGGCGGTGGGGATCTTCACCCCCGCCTACCAGCTCATCGGCGTCAACCAGCACATGTTTCTGGCGGCAAACGTCCTGGCGCTCAACTTCTGCCTGGGTCTCGGCGGCCAGATCTCCCTGGCCCAGGGAGCCTTCGCCGGCATCGGCGCCTACGCCTCGGTGCTGCTGCACGCCCGCTATCCCGGGGCGACGCTTGTCATCGTTCCGGCGGTGGTCGTCGGCGCGGGAGTCCTAGCGGCCGTCATCAGCCGGCCCATGGAGCGCCTCGGCGAGGGATTTCTGGCCATGGCCACGCTGTGCGTGTCGCTGGTGTGCATCAACGTGGCGCTCACCCTCGAAAGCGTCACCGGCGGCTCGGCCGGGCTCATGGTGGAGAGCAAGCTGGCGTTGCCGGGTGTCGGGGCGCTGGCCGGCGACCGGGTGACCTTTTTCCTTTTCGTCCTGCTTTTGGCCGTGGGGGCCTACGTCTTCCTGGCCGTGCGCGACAGCCGGCTGGGGCGGGCCCTGGCCGCCTGCCGCGACGACCGCGCCGCCGCCTCGAGCCTCGGCATCGACCGGCCGGCGGTGCGGGCCGTGTCCTTTGGCCTGGGCGGGGCGTTTTCGGCCGCGGCCGGCGTGCTCCACGGCCACTACACCGGCTTTATAAGCCCGGAGCAGTTCAACCTGGAACTCTCGCTCAAGGCGCTTTTATTCCTCGTCATCGGCGGCCCGGGCAACCTCCTGCGCCCCCTGCTCGCCGCCCTTGTGCTGGAGACGGCCATGAGCCACCTCCAGTTTCTGGGCGACGCCCGCACCCTGGTCAACGGCCTGCTTCTCGGCGCGGCGCTCGTGGCCGGATTCCTGCGGCTGCGCCTGACGGACCAGATGCGTCCCTTGCAAAAATGA
- a CDS encoding branched-chain amino acid ABC transporter permease: MFALYLAQIVNSGLALGAVYGLMALGFSLIYSASRLINFAQGELLLLGGLSIATLASLVHLSPFVAVAAAVLAGFFLGRLLFATTLGLSLRASPLRQLMLTVAASLVFQGVAILAWGKNPLMPPRLLPLPDLRLGPVFLGRDTATGLVLAVCSALVLGLFLKRTRLGRALRATSQNAVAARLMGINPVFCHALSFALAGGLASLAALAVGPQTGLRYDMGLGLGLKGFAAATIGGYVSLGRVFLGGLALGLVEAALVLLLSGELKETATYALIIVLLVLAPGEGEAERP; encoded by the coding sequence TTGTTTGCCCTGTATCTGGCCCAGATCGTCAACTCGGGACTGGCCCTGGGGGCCGTCTATGGCCTCATGGCCCTGGGTTTTTCCCTGATCTACAGCGCCAGTCGGCTGATCAACTTCGCCCAGGGCGAACTGCTGCTTTTGGGCGGGCTTTCAATCGCCACCCTGGCCAGCCTCGTTCACCTCTCGCCGTTCGTGGCGGTGGCGGCCGCCGTGCTGGCCGGATTTTTTTTGGGCAGGCTGCTTTTCGCCACCACGCTCGGGCTTTCGCTTCGCGCCTCGCCGCTGCGGCAACTCATGCTGACCGTGGCGGCGAGTCTGGTGTTTCAGGGCGTGGCCATCCTGGCCTGGGGCAAGAATCCGCTCATGCCCCCGCGCCTGCTCCCCCTGCCCGACCTGCGCCTGGGACCGGTCTTTCTCGGCCGCGACACGGCAACCGGCCTTGTGCTGGCCGTTTGCAGCGCGTTGGTGCTCGGGCTTTTCCTCAAACGCACGCGCCTTGGCCGGGCGCTTCGGGCCACCTCGCAAAACGCCGTGGCGGCGCGGCTCATGGGCATAAACCCGGTGTTCTGCCATGCCCTGTCCTTCGCCCTGGCCGGGGGACTGGCCTCCCTGGCCGCCCTGGCCGTCGGGCCGCAGACCGGGCTTCGCTACGACATGGGCCTCGGGCTTGGGCTCAAGGGCTTCGCCGCGGCCACCATCGGCGGCTACGTCTCGCTTGGCCGGGTGTTTCTGGGCGGCCTGGCCCTGGGGCTTGTCGAGGCGGCGCTGGTGCTGCTGCTTTCCGGGGAGCTCAAGGAAACCGCCACCTACGCGCTCATCATCGTTTTGCTGGTCCTGGCCCCGGGCGAGGGCGAGGCCGAGCGGCCGTGA